The genomic stretch GCCATGCCAGGCACCCCTGCTGCTGCCACATTCAAGCTGAAAACCAAACACTCTGTGCAGCTGTGAGCTGTGGCAGAAGCTGCTGTGAGATCTCACTTTTCCTGCGATGATGGTCTCTGACCAGGAttgcgtgtgtgtgtcccctttcCACCTCTGCAACCGGCAGCaggcaaagaaaaacaaggaagaaaagtgTGCAGGCAGTGAGCTACCTTTCTGACAGATTGGTTTCGTCCtctgggtggctgctgctgcttctgcacaggctgctgcttctgctgctgcgtGGGCTGCTGAGGGGTGCTTGCAGGTAGCTGACACGGCGGTTGGCTGGAAGTTTTAGCGGGCGATGATTGTActctctggaaagaaaagggTATCCGTGAGAAGTTACTCCCCAGACACAAACAATATGGAGCAAGGCCTGTCTGTCTTAAAGGATTTCTGCAGGATTTTCTTCCCCACTCTTTAGGAAATTTAGTCAATCATTCTGTTTCATCAAGCACAGAAATCAGATTGGGATGGGAATCAGAGTCCTAAAAGAGGAGGTAGTCCCAGTCGAAATCCTGGGCTATCCATGACATCCTTCTAGGGCTGGCAGACCTGATACAGGACCTGTGCCTGCCTGGACCAGCATCTGGAGTTCAGGTGAGATACCCTGGGGTATCAATAGTGACACTGGATGCTGGTATTTAGACATCTCATCTGCTACACAGCAAATGCAGCCTGCACAGTGCCTGTCCCTGAGGGTAGATGCTGCCACTTGTTCTGCAGAAGGTGCAGGAAATATAGCAGCAGAGAATGAAAATCTTCTCTTATGCCATGGAAGATGTTGGGGTTTGACTTATGCCATAAAACCTGGGCATATTTATCCTTTCCTGGAAGAAACACTCTGAACACTTCTGTTAAGTGCTGAGCTCATGCCAACAGGGCAACAGTAGATCATCTCTGATGAAATACTGTTAACACTGGAATACTGACACACATTAAAATAAAGAGCAGTCAAAAAGCAAAAAGTCTGCTCCCAGGGTCTGATTACAGCTCTCAGTAGATAAGGTGACATATCTATCACTCGGTCTATGATCTCTCCAGTAAAGGGCAAGAGGTGAAATACACTCCACTGGTTTTTTACTACCATAGACATAGTCGTTCCTTCAAAAACTAGTGAAACATCGCAGCAAACCCTTGTCCTCCAACCCTGAGAACCTGCCTGACAAAAGGCAGAACCATGTGTTTGGAAGAATGCTGAACAGCCCGTGATGCACACAGTCAATTGTGCATTGCTGTACACAGTTCATCACTGTCAAATTCCAGTCTTTTTGCTGAAGATCTGCTTACACTGCTCTGTTTTACAAAGCCATGATCTACCAGCCATCGTAGCAAGCAACTCAGCCATTTTAGTATTTACTGCATTGAATTTCCACCGTGTTAAGTCATCCTATGGTAACCTGAACAGCAGGAAGAGGAACCCAACTGCGTGGAGCAGGGCTGTGATCTAACCCTTGCCTACCTGCAAGGCTGGGCAGCTACTCCCTGCCTTCCCATGGGGCGAGAGGCCCTGCCTCTCAGCACTCTGCTTGGTCACGGTGAGGACGATGTGGGTCCCTGTGGAGTCGGTGATGAGGGTGGGGGGAGGGGTGCCCTTGATGAGGTCACTCAGGGCACTGCCTTTCTGGCCAAGGAAAAGCTGCGGGCTGTGGGCCTGGCACGGTGGCTCTGCTTCCGCAGCTGGCACCTCCTGCTTCACCATCACAGCTTTCTTTGGCACTGGGCTTGGATTTGAAGTGTCCATTTGGCTAGCGGTTGGTGCAGGGCTGAACTGGTCTGTTTGGCCACTGGATTGCTTTGCAGACTGGCAACTCAGGAAACCGTTTTCACTCTTGACCTGGGTGCCAAATGCTACTGGGTTGGAGGCAAGGGCTGttccttctcctgcagctgctggggctggtagTGACTGCTGAGAGCGCTTCTCCTGCTCTAGCTGTAGTCTAAGCATCTcaaccagctgctgcttctgctttagCATACGGGTGAGTTCCTCAATCTGCTTGTCCTTCTCCTGCAGCATCTGGTCTTTGTCCCTAActtctgcatctctgctgttaCCAGTGCTACACCGCTCCGACCTGGGTATGGCATTTATGCTGCAGGAGGCAGACTTGGAGCTTTCTTCCTTCACCAGGAATTGCACAGGAGACGCCTGCAAGGTGAGCTGGGTCAGGGGTGAAGTCACCATCTCTCCAAAGGTGTCTCCAGTGGCTGAGTTCTCATCCCCTGTGCTCATCTGTGAGCGCTCAGAAGGAGTTGGAGAAACAGGAGGAGTCGAACCTGTGCTGCCGAACTTCATCACACCGCCACCAGTGACTGTGGCCACAACTACTTCTGCTGGTGCAATGCCAGTGGTGACCAGGGCTGGCCCCGTGCTCAGCCTGGCAGCTGGGAAGGCTACCACCACTTCAGCAGCTTTTGGGAGGACGGCTGCTGTGTTGGGCTTGGGAGTGGAGGTTGTTTGGCCAGCTGCACCGTTCTGGTCTTGGTAAGCTCTGAGACGCTCAATCAGGTCTGTCTTTGTGCCCGAGACAGGCAAGGCCCTCAATTTCAACTCTTGCTTCAGCTCTGCTACCTGATATGTGGAAAAAACCAAAAGAGGGCAACATTGAGAGAACATACACTCCAACCAGAACAACTATTAGCCGCTACCAGAGCCACAGGGCAAAGGACTAAACTGACCTTCCTGCAGGCCAGTAAACCTGCTCTGCAGGTACAGACTGCAGGTCAGCAATACCAGCTGCTATCACTAACTCCTGTCAGTccatctcagccctgctctggggcagcaACATGATTCAGTACTGCCCTCGGACAATAGCAAAAAAGGGGCTGTGCAGCTTCACAGACATTTACCTTCATCTCATCTAGGTTGGCAGGGAGAGGTCCGGGCTTGCCCACTGCAGCATTACTGTTCTGTCGCATCAGGCCACTGGAACCAGAGGATACTGAAGATGCACTGCTGACTGTGGCAGAGAGATTGCGTACAGCAGGGGCACTGGCACCACTCTGCTGCTCTCCTGGCGgcctacagggaaaaaaaaaagcacaggcaTTGAAACAAAAGTGGAAAGGCACCGGAGGCCCTCAGTGTCAACATATACATTCAGAAACATCTGGGTCACTAATTCCACCCTAGACACTAAAGTGCACCACTGCCTTTGACTATATCCATGCCCCTTACTCTGCCAACCAACTCACTTCAGCTGCTTTTGTCTGATTCATCTGACACCCACCCTTTTTGAGGCCTGCTATAACCTAACAAGATTGAGTGCTTACACCCCACTGCCACACCTCACACCTGGAGCACATCGTCTCCGATAACAGTACTGGGGAAGCAAGTGCTTCCAAAGAGAGAGCTGCCATCTAGGACCCATACTTTGGTGGGGCTGGCAGGATGGTCTGATAGttgtagtgctgctgctgctggttgaGGATCTGAAGCTGAagaaagagctgctgctgctgcagtattTTGGCATAGGATGAATCCATGGGAGGAGCTCCCTTGTCCTGCTTTTGGTCCGGGGGAATATACTGATGATATTTAAGCTTCTTGACTTTCGGCTTCAACTCCTTGGCTTTTTTACTGCGCTGAGACTTCTCACTAGCAGACTTGGGCTGGCTTTGCTATTTGGAAGAAAAGGAAGCAAGTAAGAattgaaacactgaaatagcaTAACACCCCATGTAAACCAAAACACACACTGggattttcatttcaaaattctCCAGATTTGACCTCAGGGCCTATCCATGCTTCTCCACAGGCAACAATATAGTCACAGCACCCACACTGGCTTACACTGCACCATAATGCAGGTCACCTTTCCCAGCACACCAGATCACTTGCTCATCCAGTGACTATGGATAACGTTgattgtttcaaaacattttgcattcaGGACCCATTTTACAGAAGATTAATACATTGTGGAACAGAAAAACCTATTAAATATGTTACAACTAGTGTCAGAGGAAGACACTAGTGAGAAATAAGCTTCCCTTCCTTTGCACCTGTCAACACAGTACTTCCAACTCCAAACCTTCTTCAGAGTAACCATCTTCCTTCAGACTACAACAATGGAGAAATCAGGCAAAAAAGTACCTTAATGAGTGTTGGTGGAGGCTTGGCAGCAGTAAGAGCCGCTCCGTTGGTAAGACTAGGGGGCAGAAGGGGTGGTGGTGGCAGAGGCGGGGGTGGCTGTTCAGGTAGGAAAAGTGTTTCACTGGAGTCTGCACTAATCTGCAATTGGGATGTACCCTGAAGGGACAGAAAAAGAGATATTGAATACATGTATGAGGAGGGAAACAGTTTAAGAGAGTGCAGGAAATGTCCACTTAGAGGGAAGCAGCACAGGCTTCAAGTCATTAATTAGACTTTTTTAACCCACTGCTTCAGCTGTCCCTGAGAAGCAGCACAACTTCTCagagcagaaaaggaaacaaaatcccACACCTGTATCTCCCAGCTTTGCCTGAGAGAATCAGTCGCACACAGGCTGTATTGCCAAATAATGACTGCCCCCCCTTGCCCACGTGGCACCACTATGGGGGCTTCTGAATAACCACAGGACTTCACCAACACCACACAGAGCTAAGACCCCTTGTGAAATCTCACAGAATATACCTTTCAAGGATCCCTTGGTCTCAATTTTTAGGACCCTCTGCCACTAATCAGCAGTAGCTTGAAGCTCCAGGGCACTGCAGGAGGCCACCGCATTCTCACCTGAGCTAGTGATGTGCCAGTGGTGCTAGGAAGAGGCTCACAAATCCGGGAGTCCATTGGTGATGGGACAGACCCCTGGGACTCATGGCTGGCTGGCTGTTCTGGGGAGAGGGCATCACTGCTGTCCTCATCAAAGGAGGAATTGTCTGCAACCTTTGGGTAGTTCACCTGTCCAACTGAAAACACAAACATCAACTGTGGCCTTTAAAGTGGAGTAGGAGATTATTTCCGTTGACACTAGATGTTTCCCAAAGATAATGAAGGCATGGAGAGAGTTGTGTTTGAGTTGTGCCTAAAGCACCAGCTAAAAATGAGAGAACA from Athene noctua chromosome 3, bAthNoc1.hap1.1, whole genome shotgun sequence encodes the following:
- the MRTFA gene encoding myocardin-related transcription factor A translates to MPPLKSPAAFHEQRRSLERARTEDYLKRKIRSRPERSELVRMHILEETSAEPSLQAKQLKLKRARLADDLNEKIAQRPGPMELVEKNILPVESSLKEAIIVGQVNYPKVADNSSFDEDSSDALSPEQPASHESQGSVPSPMDSRICEPLPSTTGTSLAQGTSQLQISADSSETLFLPEQPPPPLPPPPLLPPSLTNGAALTAAKPPPTLIKQSQPKSASEKSQRSKKAKELKPKVKKLKYHQYIPPDQKQDKGAPPMDSSYAKILQQQQLFLQLQILNQQQQHYNYQTILPAPPKPPGEQQSGASAPAVRNLSATVSSASSVSSGSSGLMRQNSNAAVGKPGPLPANLDEMKVAELKQELKLRALPVSGTKTDLIERLRAYQDQNGAAGQTTSTPKPNTAAVLPKAAEVVVAFPAARLSTGPALVTTGIAPAEVVVATVTGGGVMKFGSTGSTPPVSPTPSERSQMSTGDENSATGDTFGEMVTSPLTQLTLQASPVQFLVKEESSKSASCSINAIPRSERCSTGNSRDAEVRDKDQMLQEKDKQIEELTRMLKQKQQLVEMLRLQLEQEKRSQQSLPAPAAAGEGTALASNPVAFGTQVKSENGFLSCQSAKQSSGQTDQFSPAPTASQMDTSNPSPVPKKAVMVKQEVPAAEAEPPCQAHSPQLFLGQKGSALSDLIKGTPPPTLITDSTGTHIVLTVTKQSAERQGLSPHGKAGSSCPALQRVQSSPAKTSSQPPCQLPASTPQQPTQQQKQQPVQKQQQPPRGRNQSVRKPSSQPGSPAAPSPSQMDLEQQQQASLFGTPPPRLPVPSVPMKEPPGYEEAMKQQPKAQENGCSSQQMDDLFDILIESGEISADFKDQSSPAGKEPPVAPACSPPPSSHHSSELAVPVSLGQPVPVGRLEDFLESSTGLPLLTAGHDGPEPLSLIDDLHSEMLSSSAILDHPPSPMDTSELHFAHEPSGGIALDLAEANLDSMDWLELPGGPVMSLAPLSTAAPSLFSTDFLDGHDLQLHWDSCL